Part of the Mytilus trossulus isolate FHL-02 chromosome 2, PNRI_Mtr1.1.1.hap1, whole genome shotgun sequence genome is shown below.
GTTTACCAAAATGTGTAAATCACTTGAGAGTACAGTATTCTCAATTCCTCTGTCATTTGATAGACTTTATTTAAGTTGTAATATTTTTACTTGGACATATTcaatatgtacattgtattgaaTAACGAACAAATTCCAATGACATGGACTAAAAACTGAAAGACTATTCGTAGAATCGTTTTTTCATCATGcaacaaatattatttgtataaaCTATTTAGCATGCCcttaaaatgtaatttaccTTTTGGTACAGTTTTGACATATTTCTTCACACAtccaattttattacatattaatAAACCAAGCTGCCGCTTAAGTGGATATTTTGAAATCTTGATTTTTGATTGGAGAAAATAGTTATGATTAACCCCTACTCTGCTTATAGTCCAAGGGTATGGAGAATTTTGGATCCACGTCACATTAGGTGTAGGATTGGACACAACAAACATGGTTATTCCTTCAATAAAGTTAAGTCTGACAGCAACTTTACTTCGTtggaatattatatttttaggtttacctaaaaattaaaaaaataaataaaaatactatcCACTAaacatttagttataaaaaaatctatttatttgaTGTAATTTAACAGTGAGGCAAAAGATAACAAACGGGTCAACATTCAAACTAAATGCTGAAACAAGGAAACATAAATTGAATCAATCTTAACATTTGTTTAGTTTCAAATGTTCCTTCGCAATGCTATTTCGTTGTCATTGAGTGCatgttataaaagttttttttgtattgtgacATAAAACACCATTTCAATAAAAGATGTTTGCCAGTTAAAGctgttaataaataataaaattcatatGAAACATTGTTGCTATTCAATTGCTGAGCTTACTATATTTTTGATGTATCAACTTACAATATGGAGCAATAATGATAATGTCACTGGATGGTGAAATTTGTCCTTTGTCATCAGTCGCTTGACATGTTACCGAAGCTTCTGTATCTGATCGCCTTATAATTGTGTTTGGTTGTCGACTTTCTCCGTTCCAATAAAACTTGTAAGACAGGTTTTCAGAATTATCAGATGGCCAACGTTGTACTTTGGAAATACACGTAAAGTTTGCTTTGTTTCCCACCAAAGGATATTCGTTGTATGCAATAGAGGGTGTAGTAGGTTTGTCTGAAACAAAGTAATTTTGTAGTTACAAAAAGgtgcattgatttttttattttgcgaTAAGGTATACATATTCCAATGCATTCCAATGCATTGCTGATTTGTTGTCATTGGTAGCATAATTGTTTATAGAAACTGATTTGTATTTGGACGTATATAGAGGCTAAATGAAACAGAAAAACTAAGTGTATTTATAAGTAAATATGGATAAACaggtatttttttacaaaattcacttcTGGATGCTATCTTTCGATTATAAACAAGCTTTgtccaagttttgtaaaaatccaggatgTATCAGgaagttttcaaaatttcaaatttcaaattttaaccaGAGACTGAATAGTTGTGGACAACGCCGACGAAGGAATGTAGGATCTCTATATCTCGCTTTTGcgacaaaaaaagaagatatggtatgattgtgaattggacaactcttcacaagacaCCCATTCGGAAACccggttgaaatagaacaaaagaatcgaagctctttgatagagaaggcgataagtgtgtactgtaatgtttactatagtgacagaaattttaaaagttaatagaaacaaacaaaattacaattttcttctCTATTaagaagtgttttattttaaaaacaccatttgcataagttttcaatttatctagtacatagttaagcagaacaattatatatcaagtcgacgacatgggtatctttcaTTGCTGGATgaaaaaatgcataacctccgatttttcataaaaaaaataccatggATGGAAAACATATCAACCTAtcagttcagtaattttcgtgtctgcccttccattatgtgactggagaaaaaattccaaaaaatgagTAACAATAGCATCGGAAggagaaaatcgagtgcaccttttaaTGTCAGGGGggttgaatattttgtcttgatatcgtacaaatcacaaatatttcatacatcgtctcgcttcatATTCTATTATTCttatatatcaaagctacaggttaactttataacataaacaaatcacagtactaaaagatacAATGTATGGGTCAAGTGAATTACCTATCTAATGAATCACAAACACAGAGTATGTGGGTTCGATTagctatttttttactgaaagtacttgatgacagtctttcaagtttaatgatgaaaatgcatatcttcgaaaaattatagttttgtgtgtgtgataactagggttATAGTCTTCAACCACTAAACAAATCTTGTCTTAtttccacgaaatatttaataagatttttttttaaatgtatatgaaatttagaaaattccacctgacaaccgatcagacaataattttaagttgattcaatgcagacaagatcattaactgatgATCATTAGCTAGTTGatctatttgtcttttaaaatacaactgacatataaggatcgtaatggtgcaatgtggataCATTTATCAGTTTCAaagagcaaaattggtagcgcgtcatccctaaaatggcttccatttctacgattctGAAAATGAAccggcgtaatggggagataattttgacgaagtggAATCTTGActgaaaccaaaatgacacagacattaacataTAAAAAGGATCCAAGACAATAGTCGTCTGACAAGCTGAAACTTTGAAGCACTATGCATTTCTTTGCACACATTCAGGTCTTTTACCTTCtgaagaataaaaaaaggaaaaaaataggTTTTCCCTGGTCACCCCGACGAGGTATCCAGTATGCCTCGCAATCTGCGAGTTTCGTCGCAGGTAAGACCAAACAACTTACCTGTGACAAATACAACAACGCATTCCCCTTTAAGGAGTTCTGAATTTTTCGCTTTGAACATTCCACCGTCCACCTGTTTTACATTATGGACAGACATAACAAAATGTTGTGCTGtcgtttttatattataacGACCTTGTTCATCGTTATTTACAATAACATGTTTTCCTTGTACTTCCAGTATACTTTTTCCCGTTGGTGAAACGACTGTGTAGAAATGATCCGGTAGTTTTGGTATAGAAAATGTGAAATTTGTATCCACGCTTGCATATAGATACTCTcctggaaaaaaatataagaagattCCAGTCACTTGAAGAAGCATTTTTAAAGCGACAGACCAACGCATGTCaaaatttttttgtcaatacGACATACATATGATTTATCTAGGCAATCTTAAGAACCATTACGTACACAgctataataataaaaatatatcaaaacaagAGTCACAAGAGTACACACGCTGAGGTGTGTCGCCTTTTCGTTGacagtcctaaatataaagctttattacaactgtcacataaacttaacattaaccaagaaaactagacattgaccaatgaaccatgaaaatgaggtcaaggtcagatgccCCATTCCACGCAGACATGTAAAggtaacaattcttccatacaacaaatatagttgacctattgcttatagttaaaGTAAAACAGACCGAAACACAAAAACTGAACACAGAGCAATCAATCGTGTAAATGAGACCAAGATAAAATAAAACCTgcacgactgacatatagatcatagaTAATttctatacacaaaatatagttgacccattgcataaagtattagaaagaaagaccaaaactcaaaaacgtAACTataaccaatgaaccatgaaattgaggtcaatgtcagatgacccctgccagttggacatgtacaccttacagtccttccatacaccgaatatacctgacctattgcttatagtatctgagatatggacttgaccaccaaaacttaaccttgttcactgatccatgaaatgagatcgaggtcaagtaaaaactgtctgacgggcatgagaaTCTTGCAAGGTACcaaataccaaatatagttatcctattacttataataagagagaatttaacattacaaaaatagtaactatttttttcaagaaattaccgaaccatgaaaatgaggtcaaggacattggacatatgactgacggaaacttcgtaacataaggcatctatatacaaagtataaagCATGCAGGTCTTCCAtcgtctaaaatataaagcttttaagaagtttgCTAACGCCGCCGTCGCCGCCGCCGAATCACTATCCCtttgtcgagctttctgcgacaaaagtcacAGGCTGGACAAAAACAAGCAgataatttgtaaatgttttgccAAGCGGAAATATTCAACAGGTAGAAAGGTTATGTTTTTCATGATCAGATAAAAATGCAGTATTTGTGGTTGCCCATGTGAAGTCCAAATAGTCAAACATCCTTCAAAAcattgacaaataaataaatacaaataatcaaaggctatcatatttttagaataaaataaCCTGTCATCAACATAAGATAATGACGCACATTTTAACACATGATAccataaaattgtttaaaacaatattttcacaAGTTCTAACCCAGCTAGTGGCTAAATGTGCGTTATTCCGATTTCAAATGACAACGATTGTAACTTAACCTATCAAATGTCGATGGTTCTCTCCGTGTTTAATCTTCACCAATAAACATAGGTCGCAATTATATAATCAAGGGGTCTTAATGTGTCgttaaacaaatacatatcCGGAGTCAGAAGCATATAATTTAATTCcattgttgtttatataaaaaaagaagatgtggtatgattgccaatgagacaactatccgcaaaagactaaaatgacacaaacattaacaactataggtcaccgtacggtcttcaacaatgagcaaagcccataccgcatagtcagctataaaaggcccctataagacaatgtaaaacaattcaaacgagaaaactatggccttatttatgtaaaaaaaaaatgaacgaaaaacaaatatgtaaaacataaacaaacgacaaccactgaattacaggctcctgacttgggacaggcacatacataaataatgtgacggggttaaacatgttagcgggatcctaaCCCTCCCACTAAcactgggacagtggtataacagtacaacataagaacgaactataaaaatcagttgaaaaaggcttaactcttcagatagacaaaaatacaagtggacgtggccgggtacttatacatcccgacacaaaaagacacaatgaacagatctgagagtactcgcagttatctgacagctagttcaaagccactaacaactaataaaaaatcatgcctctaagactaaacaatcaatccgtacacatccaacatacaattgGTTTaatgtaaagacgtcataaacagccagagaaaaacatgaccttgtgcaatgttgttgttttttaattatatcatatttactaattttcattcattttattaccATAAATCTTCCTTcgaatgttttacatttttttatgacgtTACCTTTAATAGTTTTGTTtgtggttttgctcattgtgtAGGCAAAATAGAATTATATGTGTGTTTCCTATTAGGGAAAaaaatagggtaggtaggttgggatttgttttattttacctttttttattagattgaGTCTATGGGAGACACTCTGACTTGAACAGTGCTTAttgaaaaaatgacaaacaaaagtTCAGGGAAGGCTGTTTTTGAACTTAAAAACGGTGTGGATACCGTAATAggaatctttttttatttggccaTAAAAACGTACAGTGCCCGATACTTGTTTTATATTCTCGTCATTTGTTAGCGGGATCGTTGTTTCAGTGGCAATCATAACGAATCTCCTTATCTTCTTATTTGCATATGAGAAACtttctaacaaaataaatacGATGCTGCATAAGCGACTATGAGAGTATTCTCAATCCTaatcacaatgtataaaagttaacaattataggtcaaagtacggtctgcAACACAGAGCCTCATACCAAACAGCTCCCTATAAAGGGCTCTAAAACGACTAGTGTAAAGCAATTTAAACATGAAATCAAACGgtctaatatattttttaacttacCACCTATCACAAAGTCTTTATCCACTTCATAATTGCCTCCTGatagataaacaaataatagttTAACTTTGTATTTCTGACAAGGCGATAATTGAACTTCGTGTAGAATGTCAGAAACGCCCAAGTCTGCGCGATAAACCgttttcttttcaatattattaaCTTCTAATGTTGCTGATTTGATATCACTGGAAGGAATGTTCTATGTAACTGTGACATTATCTCCTTTTATCTTTATTCCTTTTCCTTGTGACTGGTACGAAAGACCTGAAAAGTTATAgtgattttaatgtaaatatttttattttcagaagtttataatttgtaaaaaaaatataaagtatatcAGTTTATCATACTAATATTATCGTTATTCATGTTTTCCTATACATCCTGCAccaaaaatgttcattttagAGGTCCTCTGCTGTTCAGTGAGAGTTTACATCATTGACAATATTTAGATAATAGGTCTACATCTTCTTTAAATTATTGTTAACTTATTACGCTGTAACCCCTAACGCTCatatgtttgtaaatatttttaattattcaataatACCTGTTACTATCGTCTCATATGGCTTTTTCTTTAGGtgaaatatatttacttttatttttgatctttcaacatatgaactataaatataaatgctTACCTAAACTCAGATTAAATATCAGAATGAGAAGTACATAAGCCTCGttcatttcttttgattttcttaTTCTGTATCATTTATGAATGTTTGTGTGAGTGTAATGCAAATAAGCACGAGCTACACTTATAAGAACAAACTAAACTGATGAATCCtctttgataaataattatgGAATTACTCATTATTTCCTTGTAATACAATTCTTTTGTCTTCAATCCTGTAGTCATTTCCTGATGCAAATTTCCATCTCTATTAAATGACAATATCCTGTCAATACAAATAATTACATATACAAGTGGGTTCTTTAAAATTATGATATTGTTAAGTAAATGAATCCCCTTACGAACCCATCCTCACtgaaaactgttaaatttcAGCCTATTTTTCGTTTGTATTTCCGACCTTAAATGTAGTCGTTGAATCAGTGTTGTTTTTAGCATTCAACGAAACAAATTTCAGCAACCCATCCATGTTGACGTCATTTAGAAGTAATTGAGTCCTCATTGTCTTATTTGGTGAAACATTCATAACAATTACAGGCCATATTTACAGATTTCTGACGAACAATGACAAAGCTTCTTCAAAACAGACGTTATCAATACCATTGTGTTTTTGAACTTCATATGGAGACAAAATGGAAAAATTCAGTCATGATCAAATCAATTCCATCTAACCGAATTTGACTTCTTTTACAGTTTTCTGAGAAGTATATTAAGattgtcatatttttataacagcatataaacaaatatgaggGAATACACgtgcatttaatattt
Proteins encoded:
- the LOC134705638 gene encoding uncharacterized protein LOC134705638, with the translated sequence MTTGLKTKELYYKEIMSNSIIIYQRGFISLNIPSSDIKSATLEVNNIEKKTVYRADLGVSDILHEVQLSPCQKYKVKLLFVYLSGGNYEVDKDFVIGDKPTTPSIAYNEYPLVGNKANFTCISKVQRWPSDNSENLSYKFYWNGESRQPNTIIRRSDTEASVTCQATDDKGQISPSSDIIIIAPYCKPKNIIFQRSKVAVRLNFIEGITMFVVSNPTPNVTWIQNSPYPWTISRVGVNHNYFLQSKIKISKYPLKRQLGLLICNKIGCVKKYVKTVPKGNPEKVKNINVVNIAPYSAYISWYSGFDGGAPQNFSVILESSTDGSRTITVPSEKKDEGDLVLFKINGLSSNAYYNGHIVSCNKYGKTEVEFEFETENANNDLSERETIIYPLIICGIIGIIVVFVIFKNKEKCKDSKRKIRQTRNKETTNTLLMYENASHIPSTKTSADSNKSCSYSGELYDDEKDDTHENDTTPTDCAASSSKGDNFYEEM